The Saprospiraceae bacterium genomic interval ACTAATAATGACCATATGGATGTCCGGATTGAGAACTTAAGTAAACATTACGGCCTGCAAAAAGCGGTAGATCATATTTCCTTTGCCATCAGGTCAGGAGAGATCGTTGGCTTCCTGGGACCCAACGGGGCTGGTAAAACTACCACTATGAAAATGCTGACCCAGTATTTACAAGCCGATTCAGGCCAAATCTGGTATGGCAACCGCAGCTCTTTGGATGCCGATATCAGGCGCCAGATTGGCTACTTACCGGAGCACAATCCACTTTACGAGGACATGCCGGTCATTGATTACCTTGGATTTATGGCCGCTTTGCAAGGGATGGCCGAATCTGATATACCGCAGCGGGTCCGCGAAATGGTGAGGATCTGTGGTCTCGATATTGAAAAACACAAAAAGATCGGCGAATTGTCGAAAGGTTTCAGACAACGGGTCGGTTTGGCTCAAGCCATCATACATAATCCCAAAATTTTAATTCTGGATGAACCCACTACCGGACTCGATCCCAACCAGATCGTCGAGATCAGAGAATTGATCCGCAAACTCGGTCGAGAAAAAACCGTTATACTGAGTACGCACATTCTACCTGAAGTCGAGGCAACCTGCGATCGGATTTTGATCATCAACAAAGGCAAGATCGTCGCCGATGGGAGTGTGGAAGAACTGCGCGCCCGATCCGAAGGAAAACAATTGCTGCAAATCCGGGTGAGTGGAGCTTCCAGTGAACACATGTTTTCGATTTTTTCTGAGCTGCCTTCAGTTGAGCTGGTCAAATGGTTGGATCCCGTCAAAGGCATGCTTGAAATCCAAAGCAAACACGGCAAAACTTCCAATGCAGCTGTGTTTCATGCTTGTGTCGCCAATCATCTGGAATTGCTTGAGTTGATTCCGTTTGAGACGAAACTCGAAGATATTTTCAGAGACCTGACTTTAAACTAATACTGATCTTAATAAATATTAATTATGAGTTCTCCGGTTTGGATCATTACAAAAAAAGAGTTGAATGCATTTTTCGACTCCCTCGCAGCCTATATATTAATTATAGCATTTCTCGGGTTTAGCGGATTTTTCACCTGGATTTCCGGCTCCGATATTTTTCTGAGAAAAGAGGCAGACCTGGCAGTGTTTTTCAGCGTTTCAAAATGGACATTGTTCTTTTTTATTCCTGCGATAACCATGCGCATGATGGCTGAGGAAAATAAAACAGGAACCATAGAATTATTGCTCACTCGTGCGATCACTGCCAGACAAATTGTATTGGGAAAATTCCTCGCCTGCGTGTTGCTGATCGCCATTACTTTAGCATTTACACTTAGTTATTACATTACGGTAAGCAGCATCGGAAACATAGACCACGGTGCAACGTTATGCGGTTATCTCGGACTCTTGCTTTTAAGTGCGGGTTATATTTCCATCGGGCTGTTTGCCAGCAGCATCACCAACAATCAGATCATTGCATTTCTGCTTGCTTTGCTCATCGGTGTCTTTTTTCATTTTATTTTTGATATGATGTCTTATGGGTCTTCGGGTTTTATAGGGCAATTGCTCAGCAGTCTAAGCGCATCGCGGCATTTTGACTCCATGTCCCGGGGAGTGGTTGATACCAAAGACCTTTTGTTTTTTGGTAGTTTATGCCTGGCCGCATTGTATCTGGCAGAATTATTTGTTACCAAACGCACAAAATAAGTCAAAATGTTAAAATCTAAATACAATATTATCCTGATTGTTTTGTTGGCGTTCGTGGCCTTGAATTATTTTTCAAAATATCTTTTTGTCAGATTAGACCTCACCGAAAACAATGCATTCACGCTGTCTAAAGCCACCAAAGAAATTCTAAAAAGTCTCGATGAAAATATTGAGGTGATCGCATATTTTTCTGAAGGACTGCCGGTCGATATCGCAAAATCAAGAGAGGAACTCGATAATCTCCTGAATGAATATGCGAATTTGTCTAAAGGAAAATTGACTTACCGGTTTATCAATCCTAATGAAAGCGCAGCTACTGAAGAGGAAGCCAATAAAGAAGGCATCCGTCCCGTTATGATCAATGTCCGCGAAAAGGACCAGGCCAAACAGCAAAAAGCATATCTGGGCGCAGTGATTAAAGTTGGAGATGCTAAAGATGTCGTACCCGTCATCCAACCTGGTATCGCTATGGAATATGCATTTACAACAGGAATAAAAAAACTCGTTGGAAAAAATAAACCTAAGGTTGGATTTGTTCAGGGCCATGGGGAAGCCACGCTGCAAGATCTTGCTCAGGCGTATCAGGAGTTGAGCATCCTTTACCAAGTGAATTCAAGTTATGTGGAATACGATACAGTTGATCTCAGCATTTATAAGACCTTGGTCATGATCAAACCAAACGACAGCATTCCGCCCGATCATTTAGCTCGCCTGGATCAATACCTGGCAAATGGTGGAAATTTAGTGCTCGCATACAATCAGGTAGAGGCCAACATCCAATATGGCATGGCAACTCCATTAAATACAGGCATAAAACAATGGCTTTCGACAAAAGGGCTGGAGGTCGAAGATGCCCTGGTCAGAGATACACGTTGCGGTCAGGTCAATGTCACGCAGCAGCAAGGATTTTTTTCATTCTCCACACCTGTACAATTTCCATACCTTCCTTTGATCCAGAAATTTTCAGGACATCCGTTGACCAAAGGACTTGAACAGGTCATGCTGGAATTTGCAAGCCCGATCAATTTTACAGGGAATCCGGATTATGAATTTACCCCGATACTCTACACTTCTGAAAAATCCTCCCGCGAAAATGTACCCTTGCAATTCAATGTGCAGCGCAATTGGACAGAAGCAGATTTTACGGAAAAAAATATTGCAGTTGGTGGAGTATTAAAAGCTAAAGCGGGAGGAAGCATCATTGTGATTACAGACGGTGACTTTGCAATCAATGGCAAAGAGCAACGCAGACAAAGTGAAGACAACATCAGTCTGCTGGTCAACAGCATCGATTATTTAAGTGACGATACTGGGCTGATTGATCTTCGCACGAAATCAGTTGAAACCAGACCTATTGAAGAATTGACAGACTCGAAAAGAAACACGATAAAATATCTCAACTTCCTGCTTCCTATCGGATTGGTTGTTGTTTATGGAATTTTCAGGAGCAACCGAAGCAGACAAATCAGGATGCGAAGAATGGAGGAACGTTATTAATACGATCGAGCCAATACCTAAAACAGTTATTAAAAATTTATTTGTAAAAGGTAAATAATTGTTTACCTTTGTTGGGTTGAAATGTTCTGAGTTATACAGGATTTTGCTTAAGGCTGGGTGGTATCCAATGAAGCAAAATGGCTCCCACATTAAACTTAAGCATACTTTGAAGACAAATGTAATTATCTTCCCAAATCATGGAAGTCAGGAAATTGGAAAAGGACTTGAATTAAAAATTCTCAAAGAAGCAGGAATTCGTAAAAAGTAATTCATGAAAAGACTTAAGAAAGTAGAATTCATTGTGGAGAAAACCAAATCCGGGTTTTCAGCTTACGCTGAAGATTTTCCCATCTATACTACGGGAAAAAACTTGGCGGAATTAATTGGAAATGCAAATGAAGCTACTCAATTATATTTTGACGATGGAAAAAAAACGCCTTCAAATTTCAAAATACAATATCATATAGATTTTAAACAGTTCTTTCAATATTACCGTGTATTAAATGCAAAAGTTATAGCAGAGAAAATAGGAATGAATCCAACTTTACTTTCACAGTACGTGCAAGGAAAAAAGAAACCATCACAAGTTCAAACTAAAAGAATAATTAATGCTATCCATGAAATTGGCATAGAACTATCTGCTATTAATTTGGTGCATGCTTAATTAAATGGAAGTACTGGCTTTAATACAGCATGTTCACCAAGCACTTCTTTAGTTTGGAGTGTTTTTATTTGGCTGGTTTGGAAAATAAATTTTAAAGTTCTATTTTTGGCTTAAACTAAAGCGGACATCATACATGCCGGATCGATAAACGAAAAAAAATGACAAATAAGGACATTGCCGGTTTATTTCACGAATTGGCAAACCTCATGGAACTCCACGATGAGAATCCTTTCAAAACCAGAACTTATGAAAATGCCTATCTGGCCTTACGCAAAATGGATGTTCCACTGCTTGAAATGGATCCATCTGAGTGGGCGCAAATCAAAGGAATAGGAACTGCTATCCGGGAAAAACTTGAAGAGCTGAAATCCAAAAATACTTTTCAGGCTATTGAAGAATTCAGACAAAAAACACCCGAAGGAGTCAGACAGATGTTGCGCATCAAAGGACTCGGTCCCAAAAAAGTAAAAAGCATCTGGAAAGAACTGAATATTGAATCTATAGGAGAATTAGCTTACGCCTGCGAAGAAAACCGATTGATCGAATTAAAAGGATTTGGAAAAAAAATCCAGGAAGATGTACTGAACAACATCGCATTTTTCGATAGTCAGGCCAGTTTTTATTTGTATCCAAAATTGGAAACTGAAGCGGCTGATTTGATTTGCGAATTGGAAAAATTAAACCCGGGAATAAAGATCGAAGTTTGTGGTGGATTGAGAAGAGCACTTCCTGTGCTCGATAAAATTGAACTTTTACTTCAAGGCGAGATCGGACAAATACCGGATCGGTTGAAACATCAGGAAAAAGAAAAGTATTTCTGGAAAGAACACATCCCTGTTGAAATTTATGAGTGTACACGGAGTGAATATTATTATCAGCTCGCTTTACATACAGGAGGGAGTGAATCTTTTATTTCGGACATAATCAGTAAGTTGGAAAACAAAGATGCAGACTCTGAATCGGACTTATTTCATCGGAACAAAATCGCATACGTTCCTCCTGAATGCAGAGATCTGGATGTATTTGCGCAATTGAATGATTCAGAACTCATCGGAGATCAAGATATTAAAGGGGTGATTCATACACATACGACTTATAGCGATGGAATCTACAGCATTGCACAAATGGCAGATGAATGCATCCGGCTGGGATATGAGTACCTGGTCATATCAGATCACTCGCGCGCTGCTTTCTATGCTAACGGACTCAGTATTGAACGGGTAGAACAACAATGGCGGGAAATCGATGATTTGAATTCCAGGATGAAATCGGAATTCCGGATTTATAAATCAATTGAATCCGATATACTCAATGATGGGTCACTGGACTATCCCGATGATATTCTTGCGAAATTTGATTTGGTCATTGCATCCGTACATAGTCAATTGAAAATGGACGAAACCAAGGCAATGAGCAGATTAATCAAAGCCATTGAAAATCCATATACCCGTATATTGGGTCACATGACGGGGCGATTGTTGTTGTCGCGGCCGGGATACCCCGTCGATCATAAAAAAATAATTGAAGCCTGTGCAGCCAACCGGGTTTGTATAGAGCTCAATGCAAATCCGATGCGACTCGATCTCGACTGGAAATGGATACCTTATGCTATGGAAAAGGAGGTGCAAATTTCGATTAATCCCGATGCGCATAACCTGAAGGGGATTGGTGATATAAAATACGGCGTGCTTGCAGCGAGAAAAGGAGGTCTATTGAAAAATAAATGTCTGAATTCCAGGTCTGTCGCAGAATTTAGTTTGTGGATAAATGAAAAAAACAACTTTTAATAATCGTTAACATTATGTTTGAAATAGAATAAATGGGTCTGGTTGGATAAGAGCTAATTTTACAACCTAATTAGTTGACAAAAATTAAAATCATTTATCCATCATGAAAAAAGTACAATTATTTTCATTTGTTTTATTTGCCGCTTTGATGGCAATCAGTGCATGCAAATCTGATAAGACAGAAGCGGGTGCAGGAGATGCTGCACTTACTGCAGATGCAACTGCAACCAACGTAGCTGACCCAGGTGCAGCCGGTTCTGTTCCTCCGGAAGCTGCTCCAACAGGACCTACAACTACTATGGAATTCGCTGAAATGGTTCACGATTGGGGTGAATTGAAAGAAGGAGAACACATGAAGTATTCATTTAAATTTAAAAATACAGGTTCAGAACCATTGATCATATCCGATGCAAAAGGAAGTTGTGGTTGTACTGTTCCCGATTGGCCAAGAGAGCCTATCGCTCCCGGTGCAAGCGGAGAGATCAAAGTTGAATTTGACTCTAAAGGAAAAGGCAGCGATGACGGACAGAAACAAACTAAAAAAGTTACAGTGACTGCAAATACCAATCCTCCTCAGACTTACCTGACGATTACAGGTGTGGTGAGAAAAGATCCTAATGCAAAACCTGCGACTTCTACAAACTAATACAAATATTATTGAGTTAAGACATAAAGCCCGTGCTGAATTTCAGTACGGGTTTTTTGTTTTAGCGAATTGCATAGAGTTAAATCATTTGCATTTTAATACCCGATTCAAAAGACTACCTTTGAGCTTGAAGAATTTGTGATTAAAAATGAATTCGTTACTACAATGAAGTTTTTTGGCAAATTGCAACCAACATCATGTCCCCAATAAAATCTTATTTATCGCTGGTAAAATTCAGCCATACCATTTTTGCTTTGCCTTTTGCAGCAATCGGATTCATCATAGGAATTCATTCCAATCCTGAAATTCCTATTAATTACAATCTATGGATCTGGGTATTGTTATGCATGATCACGGCCAGAAATGCAGCGATGGCATTCAACCGTTGGGCAGACCGCGACATCGATGCACTCAATCCACGAACTCAATCGCGTGAAATTCCTGCAGGGCTTATTTCTGCCAAAAATGCATTGCTATTCGTTGCATTGAATGCATTGGTCTTTATAATAAGTGCATATCAGATCAATCTGGTTTGTTTTATTTTATCTCCTTTGGCTCTGATCATTGTGCTCGGTTATTCCTACACAAAAAGATATTTCTGGTTATGTCATTTGTTTTTAGGTCTGGGACTGGCGCTGGCACCGCTTGGAGCTTTTTTAGCCGTACGGGGCAGCTTTGAATTGTTGCCTACACTTTATGCCATTGCAGTCGTGGCATGGGTTGCAGGATTCGACATTATTTATGCGTTGCAGGATGTCGAGTTTGATCAATCCCATCAGTTAAAATCCATCCCTGCCCAATTTGGAATTCAAACTGCATTGTGGATCAGCTCAGGTTTGCACTTTATATGCGCCATCTGCATTTTTTATGCCACCTGGTTGTTGCATAGGGATTATGGTTTGAACGACGGCATATACATCGGAAGTACTGCATTTGTTATGTTGCTGATTTCTCAACACATCATCATCGGAAAAGGCGACTTGAGTAAAGTGAATCTCGCGTTTTTCTCCACCAACGGAATGGCCAGCATCTGCCTCGCAGCGGGAATTATTTTTGATTTTTATTTTTAAAAGATTTTGAGAAAGGCTGAAGGCCTAAGGCAGGAGGATAGTCAGGGATCAGTAGTCAGGAATTAGTAGTCAGGAATTAGGAATTTTTCGCAATTATTCATTATTTTTTATTTCGATACTAACAATTGTTAGTTATATGCCTTCATTACACTTCCAGCTTCCAGCTTCCAGCTTCCAGCTTCCAGCTTCCAGCTTCCAGCTTCCAGCTTCCAGCTTCCAGCTTCCAGCTTCCAGCTTCCAGCTTCCAGCTTCCAGCTTCCAGCTTCCAGCTTCCAGCTTCCAGCTTCCAGCTTCCAGCTTCCAGCTTTCAGCTTCCAGCTTCCAGCTTTCAGCTTCCAGCTTCCAGCTTCCAGCCTTAAGCCTTAGGCCTTACGCCTTTGGCCTTCAGCCTTAAGCCTTACGCCTTCAGCCTCCAAATGCTCCATCAATTTCCCAATAGCCATTGCACGATGGCTGATATTATTTTTGATTTCCGGACCCAACTCTGCAAATGTTTGTCGATAGCCCTGTGGTATAAAAACAGGATCGTAACCAAAACCATGATTTCCAAGGGGATTCTCAGATATGACTCCATTGATCACCCCTACAAAAATATATGCTTTACCTGCCTGATCCATATACGCGATGATGGTGCGGAATCTTGCCTGTCGGTCGGTTATTCCTTCAAGAGCAGACAATAATTTTTGAATATTCTTCAGATCATTTTTAGATTCACCTGCATATCTCGCCGAAAGCACACCAGGTGCCTGATTTAATGCCCGCACTTCCAGTCCGCTGTCATCCGCAATACACGCTTTTCCGAATTTTTGAAATACAAATCTGGCTTTGATCAAAGCATTCTCTTCAAATGTCTGGCCCGATTCTTCAATTTCGGTTGCATAATCCAGATCATTTAAGTCGAGTAATTGATAGGCTTGCGGGAGTACAGCTTGTATTTCTATTTTTTTATGGGGATTGCGGCTGGCGACCAGAAGTTGCATCTGATTTGTGTTTAATAAAATTAGATCTTATTAAAATAAAGTCAATGATTGAAATTTATAAAAGGAACATTTCTTTCAAGCATTTCCATAAGAGTTTTTTATCCAGGTCGGATTGATAATCCGAAAGATTTTTTGCAAATAAGAATTGTGCAGAGATGCTTTTTATTAATTCGTGCAGTTGATGTTTTCCCTGATACCTCAATTGATTGGAAGGAATTCCGAAAAATACCATTTGGATGGGATGGCTTGTATGACTGTTTGGAATTTGGACAAATTGATCTGCACGCAAACTTACAATACTCGCATTATGATCAGCAGTGAGGTGGACGGCTTCCAGTATCTTATCTAAAAATTTCATTGACGTCTCATTTCTGAACTCAGTGTCGTTTACAATAAAATAGGCGGAAACATCTTTTTTGTATAATTCCAGCATGCACTTTTGATCTGCAATTTCATAGGTAAAGGGAATATTTTCCAGATGATTCACAACAATAGTGATTTGTGAAGGTTAAATTAAATAGGAGCCTAAAATTAGGCATAAAGAGGACATTTTATTAACTTTGTACAAAACGGTAACTATGGACTACAAAATCAGCATCGAACGGACAAAGAATTCCAGAATTTCAACAGTAGACTTCGACAATATACCATTTGGTAAAGTGTTTGCCGATCATATGTTTATAGCTGATTTTGACGGACAGCAATGGAAAAATTTTGCGATTAAGCCTTTGGAAAAAATTCCATTACATCCTGCAACCATGGCCTGGCATTACGGACAGGCGATATTTGAGGGAATGAAAGCATCGATTTCAGCCGACGGTACCCCTTTGTTATTCCGTCCCGAGGACCATGCCGATCGTCTCAATCTTTCTGCAGCGAGGATGTGTATGCCCGAATTTCCTGCAGATTTATTTGTCGATGCGCTAAGTAAACTGGTGTGGATTGATCGAAATTGGATCCCAAGAAATGAAGAAAGTGCTTTATATATAAGACCTGTGATGATGGCCACCGACGAATTTGTAGGGGTGAGGTCTTCAGATACCTTTAAACTGATGATCATGAACCTGCCATCAGGTCCTTATTATGCCAAACCGGTTTCGCTACTGGTTGAAGAAAAATATGTAAGAGCGGTCGATGGCGGAGTAGGAGAGGCCAAAGCAGCTGGTAATTACGGGGCTTCCCTGTACCCAACCAAACTGGCTAAAGAAAAGGGTTACGATCAGGTGATCTGGATGGATGCCCACGAGTTCAAGTATGTACAGGAAGTAGGTACGATGAATATTTTCTTTGTGCTGAAAGATAGAATTCTGACACCCAATCTCAGTGGTACCATTTTGAAAGGCATTACCCGGGAATCCATCATTACTTTATTACAGGAAAAGGGATATGTCGTGGAAGAAAGACCGGTAACCATGGAAGAAATTGCCAAAGCTTTTGATGAAGGCAATTTACTAGAAGCATTTGGAGCAGGAACTGCCGCAGTTGTGGCTCATGTCGATAGAATTGGTTACAAGGGCAGAGATCTTAAATTAGATCCGGCCAATTGGAGTTTATCAAAAACCATCAAATCTGAAATCAATGGCATCCGTTCCGGAAGAATCACCGACACGCATGGATGGATCCACCCGGTGATGCTGGAAGAAGCGGTGTTGGTTTAAGGAGTTTAGGCTGAAGGCTTAACTTAAGGCTTAAGGTCAAAGGCTAAAGGCTTAAGGCCAAAGGCAAGAGAAAAGATCATACATCATAATCATTTTAATTAACTAACGATGGTTAGTTGAATTTTTTAATTTCCTATGGTGTGTAAAGATATCAGGCTTAAGGCTAAGGCTTAAGGCCAAAGGCTATAGGCTTAAGGCCAAAGGTCTAAATGCCTAAATGCCTAAATGCCGATAAAATTGGATAATATTATTTTAGTAAAGAAATAATTCTCTATATTTTATCGGGACTAAAAGTCTAAACGCCTAAACGCCTAAACGCCTAAATGCCTAAAAGTCTAAAAGTCTAAAAGTCTAAAAGTCTAAACGGCTAAAGGCCAAAGGCTTAAGGCCAAAGGTCTAAATGCCTAAAAGTCTAAATGCCTAAATGCCTAAAAGTCTAACAGCCTAAAAGTCTAAACGCCTAAACGCCTAAATGCCTAAACGCCTAAAAGTCTAAAAGTCTAAAAGTCTAAACGGCTAAAGGCCAAAGGCTGAAGGCCAAAGGTCTAAATGCCTAAAAGCCTAAACGCCTAACAGCCTAACAGCCTAAAAGTCTAAATGCTAAAAGCCTAAACGCCTAAAAGCCTAAAAGCCTAAACGTCTTCCTACATCCTCACCAGCACCTTTCTCAAAATCTGGTTTCCATCATTAGAGATCAACACATAGCTTCCTGGCAACCATTTGCGCGTAGATAATTTTGTAAAGGCATAACCATTATCCAGATTCGCATATCCCGATTCGATCGACTTGCCAAAAAGATCGGTTATTTGATAAAATATACGGGTGCCCGGTTTTCCCTGAAACGAAAGACTTGTCAAATCTGTGAAGGGATTGGGTTGAATATCGACAGAATATTCACTTGCCAGTTCTTCTTCATCGACATCAACCGGCGACTGAACTTTTTCTGCGGAGAAGAAAACTTCCGAAAGACCTGCACAATTTCCACCAAAGTTTGAAATGGCGGTGATCAATACAAATCTTGCCTTTGGAATGGTAAGATCTGTCCAGGGCATCCCTTCGTAGCGGTTGTTGCCGCTGGCCTGGTCGAGTACAAATTGTCCGGCATGATTCCAAAGCAGGCTGTCTTCTGAATAGTCTATCGCAATTTCCTGCATGCCCCAACTCAATCGGTCCGGATCATTCAGGTTCCAGATTTTCATCCGGTCGATTCTGTATAATTTATTCAAGTCAAACAGGATCCAGTGACTTTCTGGATGTGCAGGGTTGGGATTCGCTTTCGCGTAGCAACTGACCCAGGAATCAAACCAATTGGTGCTGTGGCGATCCGGAAAACATTGTGCATCGAGTTGCGATGCAGCGAATATCAATAGAGCAATGGTGTATAATTTCATTTTCATAAAATTAGTTTTTAAGAAATCCAATCGGGTTTTTTCCGGAAAGCGGATCGTAGAAATTTCCCACATTCGGCAACATGAAACTGAGATCGCTGGGTGCGACACCCATCCATAAAGCCATTTCAGCAAAATATTGGTCGACGGATGTGGTAGGAATGATGACACCATCGTACACATTCAATGGAGCATTCGAAGCCAGCAAAGGATATTGTCCGTGCATCTTTTTGCCAATGACCGAGCCACCCATCACCATCACGTTGCCTCCCCAGGCGTGATCGGTTCCGTTT includes:
- a CDS encoding ATP-binding cassette domain-containing protein, with the protein product MDVRIENLSKHYGLQKAVDHISFAIRSGEIVGFLGPNGAGKTTTMKMLTQYLQADSGQIWYGNRSSLDADIRRQIGYLPEHNPLYEDMPVIDYLGFMAALQGMAESDIPQRVREMVRICGLDIEKHKKIGELSKGFRQRVGLAQAIIHNPKILILDEPTTGLDPNQIVEIRELIRKLGREKTVILSTHILPEVEATCDRILIINKGKIVADGSVEELRARSEGKQLLQIRVSGASSEHMFSIFSELPSVELVKWLDPVKGMLEIQSKHGKTSNAAVFHACVANHLELLELIPFETKLEDIFRDLTLN
- a CDS encoding DUF1573 domain-containing protein, with translation MKKVQLFSFVLFAALMAISACKSDKTEAGAGDAALTADATATNVADPGAAGSVPPEAAPTGPTTTMEFAEMVHDWGELKEGEHMKYSFKFKNTGSEPLIISDAKGSCGCTVPDWPREPIAPGASGEIKVEFDSKGKGSDDGQKQTKKVTVTANTNPPQTYLTITGVVRKDPNAKPATSTN
- a CDS encoding Gldg family protein, producing the protein MLKSKYNIILIVLLAFVALNYFSKYLFVRLDLTENNAFTLSKATKEILKSLDENIEVIAYFSEGLPVDIAKSREELDNLLNEYANLSKGKLTYRFINPNESAATEEEANKEGIRPVMINVREKDQAKQQKAYLGAVIKVGDAKDVVPVIQPGIAMEYAFTTGIKKLVGKNKPKVGFVQGHGEATLQDLAQAYQELSILYQVNSSYVEYDTVDLSIYKTLVMIKPNDSIPPDHLARLDQYLANGGNLVLAYNQVEANIQYGMATPLNTGIKQWLSTKGLEVEDALVRDTRCGQVNVTQQQGFFSFSTPVQFPYLPLIQKFSGHPLTKGLEQVMLEFASPINFTGNPDYEFTPILYTSEKSSRENVPLQFNVQRNWTEADFTEKNIAVGGVLKAKAGGSIIVITDGDFAINGKEQRRQSEDNISLLVNSIDYLSDDTGLIDLRTKSVETRPIEELTDSKRNTIKYLNFLLPIGLVVVYGIFRSNRSRQIRMRRMEERY
- a CDS encoding UbiA family prenyltransferase gives rise to the protein MSPIKSYLSLVKFSHTIFALPFAAIGFIIGIHSNPEIPINYNLWIWVLLCMITARNAAMAFNRWADRDIDALNPRTQSREIPAGLISAKNALLFVALNALVFIISAYQINLVCFILSPLALIIVLGYSYTKRYFWLCHLFLGLGLALAPLGAFLAVRGSFELLPTLYAIAVVAWVAGFDIIYALQDVEFDQSHQLKSIPAQFGIQTALWISSGLHFICAICIFYATWLLHRDYGLNDGIYIGSTAFVMLLISQHIIIGKGDLSKVNLAFFSTNGMASICLAAGIIFDFYF
- a CDS encoding XRE family transcriptional regulator; translation: MKRLKKVEFIVEKTKSGFSAYAEDFPIYTTGKNLAELIGNANEATQLYFDDGKKTPSNFKIQYHIDFKQFFQYYRVLNAKVIAEKIGMNPTLLSQYVQGKKKPSQVQTKRIINAIHEIGIELSAINLVHA
- a CDS encoding branched-chain amino acid aminotransferase, whose translation is MDYKISIERTKNSRISTVDFDNIPFGKVFADHMFIADFDGQQWKNFAIKPLEKIPLHPATMAWHYGQAIFEGMKASISADGTPLLFRPEDHADRLNLSAARMCMPEFPADLFVDALSKLVWIDRNWIPRNEESALYIRPVMMATDEFVGVRSSDTFKLMIMNLPSGPYYAKPVSLLVEEKYVRAVDGGVGEAKAAGNYGASLYPTKLAKEKGYDQVIWMDAHEFKYVQEVGTMNIFFVLKDRILTPNLSGTILKGITRESIITLLQEKGYVVEERPVTMEEIAKAFDEGNLLEAFGAGTAAVVAHVDRIGYKGRDLKLDPANWSLSKTIKSEINGIRSGRITDTHGWIHPVMLEEAVLV
- a CDS encoding type II toxin-antitoxin system HicA family toxin, which gives rise to MFTFVGLKCSELYRILLKAGWYPMKQNGSHIKLKHTLKTNVIIFPNHGSQEIGKGLELKILKEAGIRKK
- a CDS encoding ABC transporter permease subunit, with translation MSSPVWIITKKELNAFFDSLAAYILIIAFLGFSGFFTWISGSDIFLRKEADLAVFFSVSKWTLFFFIPAITMRMMAEENKTGTIELLLTRAITARQIVLGKFLACVLLIAITLAFTLSYYITVSSIGNIDHGATLCGYLGLLLLSAGYISIGLFASSITNNQIIAFLLALLIGVFFHFIFDMMSYGSSGFIGQLLSSLSASRHFDSMSRGVVDTKDLLFFGSLCLAALYLAELFVTKRTK
- the rdgB gene encoding RdgB/HAM1 family non-canonical purine NTP pyrophosphatase; its protein translation is MQLLVASRNPHKKIEIQAVLPQAYQLLDLNDLDYATEIEESGQTFEENALIKARFVFQKFGKACIADDSGLEVRALNQAPGVLSARYAGESKNDLKNIQKLLSALEGITDRQARFRTIIAYMDQAGKAYIFVGVINGVISENPLGNHGFGYDPVFIPQGYRQTFAELGPEIKNNISHRAMAIGKLMEHLEAEGVRLKAEGQRRKA
- a CDS encoding DNA polymerase/3'-5' exonuclease PolX; the protein is MTNKDIAGLFHELANLMELHDENPFKTRTYENAYLALRKMDVPLLEMDPSEWAQIKGIGTAIREKLEELKSKNTFQAIEEFRQKTPEGVRQMLRIKGLGPKKVKSIWKELNIESIGELAYACEENRLIELKGFGKKIQEDVLNNIAFFDSQASFYLYPKLETEAADLICELEKLNPGIKIEVCGGLRRALPVLDKIELLLQGEIGQIPDRLKHQEKEKYFWKEHIPVEIYECTRSEYYYQLALHTGGSESFISDIISKLENKDADSESDLFHRNKIAYVPPECRDLDVFAQLNDSELIGDQDIKGVIHTHTTYSDGIYSIAQMADECIRLGYEYLVISDHSRAAFYANGLSIERVEQQWREIDDLNSRMKSEFRIYKSIESDILNDGSLDYPDDILAKFDLVIASVHSQLKMDETKAMSRLIKAIENPYTRILGHMTGRLLLSRPGYPVDHKKIIEACAANRVCIELNANPMRLDLDWKWIPYAMEKEVQISINPDAHNLKGIGDIKYGVLAARKGGLLKNKCLNSRSVAEFSLWINEKNNF